The Alteripontixanthobacter sp. genome has a window encoding:
- a CDS encoding winged helix-turn-helix domain-containing protein, translating to MTAAFCRRIDTWPMVNSDSAKSGNIVEFRVQPLEYWRLFPSGGKADAGEKMILRFAEYAVDTDRFELSRNGEPVTIRARAMKILLYLLQADGRLVRKSELLAHVWNGRIVSDSALTSQIKFLRKTLDDTTRPHRILATIHGEGFRILTSIENDGGQTASLAEQRPEDESAAVDLVGTRPRLAILPFRHVGLMGEHAQLAEALPDEIITAVSRLRWIDVIARGSSFQFAAATADLSTVREKLDVQYSLSGSIELSGEKMLVTVELSDTRTDTIVWSERYNTKIGGIHELREEIVGNVVQSVDFHMPLHERKRAQLIVPERLTAWQSFHMGISNVFTFGQPDYAAAERQFERAIAIDPLFARAHAGLSHVIWWQMVQQDAEVGANARAKMAEAADNAIACDPLDPFANLVRGRAAWLERSGVEAEHWIKRAVEFCPSYSMAHAALANLRVLSDKAESAMPHVDKAISLSPIDPWLHNVFAIRAISHIGRGEFDIAADWATKASAMPHHSLIVLQCAVLALDLAGRDEEAAKIADRIRKAHPGADHLGMTRSLPLFSNNLERRSYEAFRKHGLAN from the coding sequence ATGACTGCCGCGTTTTGCAGGCGGATCGATACTTGGCCGATGGTTAATTCGGACTCCGCCAAATCTGGAAATATCGTGGAATTTCGGGTGCAGCCTTTGGAATACTGGCGGCTATTTCCATCTGGCGGTAAGGCTGATGCTGGAGAAAAAATGATCCTGCGTTTTGCCGAATATGCCGTCGATACCGACCGGTTCGAGCTGTCTCGCAATGGCGAGCCAGTAACCATCCGCGCGCGCGCCATGAAGATACTGCTCTATCTGCTGCAGGCCGATGGTAGGCTAGTGCGCAAATCGGAACTTTTGGCACACGTTTGGAATGGTCGGATTGTGTCCGACAGCGCACTGACTAGCCAGATCAAGTTCCTCCGCAAGACACTGGACGACACCACTCGGCCACACCGGATCTTGGCCACCATCCATGGCGAAGGCTTCCGTATCCTGACCTCGATTGAAAACGATGGTGGTCAAACGGCGAGTCTTGCTGAGCAGCGGCCCGAAGATGAGTCCGCGGCTGTCGACCTTGTGGGCACGCGGCCACGTCTCGCGATCCTGCCATTTCGCCATGTTGGGTTGATGGGCGAACACGCCCAGCTTGCCGAAGCATTGCCGGACGAGATCATAACAGCCGTTTCTCGCTTGCGCTGGATTGACGTAATCGCACGCGGATCGAGCTTCCAGTTCGCCGCCGCCACCGCCGATTTGAGCACCGTGCGAGAGAAGCTGGATGTGCAATACAGCCTGTCCGGGTCAATCGAACTGTCTGGCGAGAAGATGCTCGTGACGGTCGAGTTGAGCGACACGCGCACGGACACAATCGTCTGGTCCGAACGCTACAATACCAAAATCGGCGGCATTCACGAACTGCGTGAGGAGATTGTCGGTAATGTTGTTCAGTCGGTCGATTTCCATATGCCGCTGCATGAACGCAAACGCGCGCAATTGATTGTGCCCGAGCGGCTGACCGCGTGGCAATCCTTCCATATGGGCATATCCAACGTATTCACCTTCGGCCAACCCGATTATGCAGCGGCAGAGCGGCAGTTCGAACGGGCTATAGCGATCGATCCGCTTTTCGCACGCGCACATGCGGGGCTTAGCCATGTCATCTGGTGGCAGATGGTTCAGCAGGACGCTGAGGTCGGTGCAAACGCTCGCGCCAAGATGGCGGAGGCTGCAGATAACGCCATCGCCTGCGACCCGCTAGACCCCTTCGCCAATCTTGTACGCGGTAGGGCCGCATGGCTAGAGCGCAGCGGTGTTGAAGCCGAGCACTGGATCAAGCGGGCCGTCGAGTTCTGTCCCAGCTACTCCATGGCTCACGCGGCACTCGCCAACCTCAGAGTATTGAGTGACAAGGCCGAGTCCGCGATGCCACATGTCGACAAGGCAATCTCTCTCAGCCCGATCGATCCCTGGCTGCACAACGTTTTCGCAATCCGCGCCATCTCTCATATCGGACGCGGCGAATTCGATATTGCTGCAGATTGGGCGACGAAAGCCAGCGCGATGCCGCATCATAGCCTGATCGTGTTGCAATGCGCGGTGCTCGCGCTTGATCTGGCAGGCCGTGACGAGGAGGCAGCAAAAATCGCCGACCGTATCCGCAAAGCTCATCCGGGTGCCGACCACTTAGGTATGACGCGCTCCCTCCCTCTCTTTTCCAATAATCTAGAGAGAAGAAGCTACGAAGCCTTCCGAAAACATGGCTTGGCGAATTAA
- a CDS encoding metal-sensitive transcriptional regulator: MSDRKTAKLHRLNRISGQVRGIARMVEEDRYCIDILTQIQAIKSALARAEDEILKDHAASCVAAAIESGDADEQTAKFGELIELIGKVKR; this comes from the coding sequence ATGAGCGACCGAAAGACAGCCAAGCTACATCGACTGAACCGTATTTCGGGGCAGGTTCGCGGGATTGCGCGGATGGTGGAAGAGGATCGGTATTGCATCGATATCCTGACCCAGATCCAGGCAATCAAGTCCGCTTTGGCCAGGGCCGAGGATGAGATCCTGAAGGATCATGCGGCCAGCTGCGTTGCTGCGGCCATCGAAAGCGGTGATGCGGACGAGCAGACAGCCAAGTTCGGTGAGCTGATCGAACTTATTGGCAAAGTGAAGAGATGA
- a CDS encoding glutaredoxin gives MTEMSEKTATIYRMVMESHTCPYGIKSIDLLKREGFSVDDNHLTTREQTDDFKQEHGVETTPQTWIGDKRIGGYDALREHFGKDVKEAGETSYWPVAVLFGMTFAMALGAAQLATGEWVSILAAEWFVSFSMCVLAYLKLRDIESFSTMFLNYDLLAKRWVPYGYIYPWAEGLAGVLMTAHILPWLSVPVALIVGSIGAASVFKAVYIDRRELKCACVGGDSNVPLGFVSLTENLFMIGMAVWMGAKAFG, from the coding sequence ATGACCGAAATGAGCGAGAAAACCGCGACGATCTACCGCATGGTTATGGAAAGCCATACCTGCCCCTACGGTATCAAGTCGATCGATTTGCTGAAGCGCGAGGGGTTCAGCGTGGATGACAATCACCTGACCACCCGCGAACAGACGGATGACTTCAAGCAGGAACACGGCGTCGAAACGACCCCGCAAACCTGGATCGGTGACAAACGCATCGGCGGATATGACGCGCTGCGCGAACATTTCGGCAAGGATGTAAAAGAGGCAGGAGAAACGAGTTACTGGCCCGTCGCCGTGTTGTTCGGGATGACATTTGCGATGGCGCTGGGTGCGGCCCAACTGGCGACCGGTGAATGGGTTTCGATCCTGGCTGCCGAGTGGTTCGTCAGCTTCTCCATGTGTGTCCTCGCTTATCTGAAATTGCGCGATATCGAGAGCTTTTCGACGATGTTTCTCAATTACGACCTGTTGGCGAAGCGATGGGTGCCTTACGGCTATATATACCCGTGGGCCGAGGGGCTGGCCGGCGTTTTGATGACCGCACATATCCTGCCTTGGCTCTCGGTTCCGGTCGCGCTGATTGTTGGCAGTATCGGAGCGGCCAGCGTGTTCAAGGCCGTCTATATCGACAGGCGCGAACTGAAATGTGCCTGTGTCGGTGGGGACAGCAATGTCCCGCTGGGCTTCGTCTCGCTGACCGAAAACCTGTTCATGATCGGCATGGCCGTGTGGATGGGGGCGAAGGCGTTTGGTTGA
- a CDS encoding PilZ domain-containing protein — translation MSENRIALRYPVSVPGRYRLGRGVPRDVMVLDLSEGGCRFFDKFGTLREGAALTFRIGSIGPIPAVVAWSTGQEVGVNFENDLYGPVFEHIRDQLNGGNRSAAMG, via the coding sequence ATGTCGGAGAACAGGATCGCGCTTAGATATCCGGTCAGCGTGCCGGGACGTTACCGCCTTGGGCGGGGCGTGCCGCGCGATGTCATGGTGCTCGATCTGTCGGAAGGGGGGTGCCGGTTCTTCGACAAGTTCGGAACTTTGCGAGAAGGAGCGGCTCTGACGTTTCGGATCGGGTCGATCGGCCCGATACCGGCAGTTGTAGCTTGGTCCACCGGCCAGGAGGTCGGGGTCAATTTCGAAAACGACCTGTACGGCCCTGTGTTCGAGCACATTAGGGATCAGTTGAACGGAGGGAACCGTTCAGCCGCAATGGGTTAA
- a CDS encoding molybdenum cofactor biosynthesis protein MoaE, with the protein MTIDCILTGDPFDAEARLREFLVSSNGAGAIASFTGIARSASKDGSAVKGLFLDHHARLTAKSMDAIVNAAMDRFAITGLLAIHRFGWVPAGDPIVLVAAASSHRRAALQAVDYTMDRLKTDAVFWKREDTGNGSHWIEPTSADYQDTKRWERKP; encoded by the coding sequence GTGACGATAGACTGCATCCTGACCGGCGATCCGTTCGATGCGGAGGCGCGCTTGCGCGAGTTTTTGGTCAGCTCTAATGGCGCGGGAGCGATCGCCAGCTTCACCGGCATCGCGCGGTCCGCCAGCAAAGATGGGAGCGCTGTGAAGGGATTGTTTCTCGATCACCATGCTCGGCTGACCGCCAAATCCATGGACGCTATCGTAAATGCCGCGATGGACCGTTTCGCTATAACCGGATTGCTGGCCATCCATCGCTTCGGCTGGGTGCCGGCTGGCGATCCGATCGTGCTGGTCGCGGCCGCATCTTCCCATCGCCGCGCAGCCTTGCAAGCGGTCGATTATACGATGGACAGGCTCAAGACCGATGCCGTGTTCTGGAAGCGGGAGGATACCGGGAACGGCTCTCACTGGATCGAGCCGACTTCGGCGGATTATCAGGATACAAAGCGTTGGGAGCGGAAACCTTAG
- a CDS encoding MoaD/ThiS family protein, translating into MQLTIMFYGHLGKAIGREVMFDASGAATIGELRSKLGAKWPDHAAELRSDRLKSLIGDRFVDDDTALVGTSSVEFLPPVSGGGA; encoded by the coding sequence ATGCAGCTGACAATTATGTTCTATGGCCATCTGGGCAAAGCAATCGGACGCGAAGTGATGTTCGATGCCAGCGGCGCCGCCACCATTGGCGAGCTACGGAGCAAGCTTGGCGCAAAATGGCCGGATCACGCCGCAGAATTGCGCTCGGACCGTCTGAAATCCCTGATCGGTGACCGGTTCGTGGACGATGACACCGCCCTTGTCGGAACGAGCAGCGTCGAGTTCCTTCCGCCGGTCTCGGGCGGCGGGGCGTGA
- a CDS encoding response regulator transcription factor encodes MDIVTILLSNAKARSMDEFVHGETLFIFDQLTPDGPTRMIEGPVWVFVDWVLEELAGLEMCRRLRADTRTADAHITIVLEEDDPEDRRRALRAGADDYMVGPLDRTAMLDRVLALQSANNKRRPAKSLDVGKLEIDLAAVKARWDGKPIITQPNEFRLLRYFAENPDQLLSREELIEGLGKQDPPIDYRTVDVWIGRLRRALREAGAGMPLRTVRSRGYVFDSDI; translated from the coding sequence ATGGATATCGTTACCATCCTGCTCAGTAATGCCAAGGCGCGCTCTATGGACGAGTTCGTCCATGGCGAGACGCTGTTTATCTTCGACCAGCTTACGCCCGACGGCCCGACCCGAATGATCGAGGGGCCGGTCTGGGTCTTTGTCGACTGGGTGCTGGAGGAACTGGCCGGGCTGGAAATGTGCCGCCGATTGCGCGCCGATACGCGGACCGCCGATGCCCACATCACCATAGTGCTGGAGGAGGACGATCCGGAGGATCGCCGCCGTGCGCTGCGGGCAGGTGCGGATGATTACATGGTGGGCCCGCTGGACCGCACGGCAATGCTCGACCGCGTGTTGGCTCTGCAATCTGCAAACAACAAGCGCCGCCCTGCCAAATCGCTGGATGTCGGCAAGCTGGAGATCGATCTGGCCGCGGTGAAGGCGCGCTGGGATGGCAAGCCTATCATCACTCAGCCCAACGAATTTCGGCTGCTGAGGTATTTCGCCGAGAACCCCGACCAATTGCTCAGCCGCGAAGAATTGATCGAAGGGCTGGGCAAGCAGGATCCGCCGATCGATTATCGCACCGTCGATGTATGGATCGGGCGTCTGCGCCGCGCTTTGCGCGAGGCCGGGGCGGGGATGCCCCTGCGCACCGTACGCTCGCGCGGCTACGTGTTCGATTCGGACATCTGA